The genomic interval ATGACacattattttttgcaatattaattcaGGTAGGCTAGGGAGGGGAAATATACGGGTTTCACGTTGacacgttgttgttttttctgcactTATTGGGGGAGCTATTGAATTTCAAGTGTACATGTTGattattttatatcttcaataatccaTTGTAATTGATTTAACACATACGCgcctttttaaatttgtgtttgagcTGTAAATTAAtactctgattatactcctttaattgcgtcaattaaaggagtataatcagagagttataattatttaatatcccttcggataattcaactgagcttatatgtaaattaatagtcataataaaatgtGTGTAAAGTTACCAGCGTACACTCGATACTCACGCAATGTatggttttaatggaacgattaaaatcgctattattaagacaaagcacattaactaaaagttatgctgcaatttctatttaagagtttcacgtcaattagaaatacgtaaaacatatacattaatttacgtataagatgatatacaccatgaagtgcttttcagctgtacattgccgatatatttataacttgctaccagttgtttataaaaaatatatattatattcgatatttaacatgactgtctcagtcctctaaaccgaaatgaaccgtaaaataaaatagtgtctatgtgtcgtatgaacgaatctgcactaaaactaagattagattcacatcgtacatcgaataattaattgagcacatgtaattcaacaaaactgtaattaattcacacgagccgcaccgttcggacatgaatgaaaggcgccgatcataacacaacttctcatcattatctggaatataattaattgaaggtgcgaaaatctatttccaaactgctttgtgctgattaaagaagcgtactggccgttcgttcacaagttgttaatgatgacttcagaccttaaaattaagttttaatctGAGCAgacattgactaaataaatatgtacatcttttcaatccattaaaatcggcccttatagttaactttcatgtatatatagataacttgagtgcttttcggtgattctctgctgtggcgggagtgcttttcggtcttcacatgaagtgcttttcggtcggtatattgccgatatttataaaattttgggcattaatacctcatgaTATacacacaaggtagtataaatatgcatgaaatataaccatttataactaatttaaaccgtttacacacaataggaacgcaaatattcatatatatagcgagaaattgagtgcttttcagtcttcacatgaagtgcttttcggtcagtatattgccgatatttatccaaatttgggcattaatacctcataataaacacaaggtagtataaatatgcatgaaatataaccatttataactaattaaaaccgtttacacacaatagaaacgcaaatatgcatatatatagcgagaaattgagtgcttttcggtcttcacatgaagtgcttttcggtcggtatattgccgatatttatccaaatttgggcattaatacctcataataaacacaaggtagtataaatatgcatgaaatataaccatttacaactaatttaatccgtttacacacaatagaaatgcaaatattcatatatatggcgagaaattgagtgcttttcggtcttcataTGAAGTGcatttcggtcggtaattgccgatatttaccattttgggcacaatgtagtataaacatacaatcataaaaCCATTTAATACTcattaaactcgttaacacacactagaaacgatatattgcatatatatagagagaaattgagtgcttttcggtgcttttcggtgctattcggtgctcttcggtgcttttcggtgattgtatggaccctTGCGTTCGGGTAATGTgattttcttagaagttgcgagacatATACTTTTTATTCCAATGTCCAAAAGAAGccatgttcatatttaaattaaaactggGCTTGCACAATCTAAAATAAAGCAAAGACGGGAAAAATTCTATAACATTTAGCGGTTTCATTATGGGTCTCTATGGCAGCATTGGCATttgatttagtgtaaaataacctcaaacataaattgagcgtatacgaagccgtcagtcaattgaacgcgtatttgtgtACCGAAGCAACCCACTAGTAGTTTTATCAATTAGAAAAGTAAGAGAATGTTACCTTTTTATCTGGAAACTGTTTATTTGCGTGTTAGATTGGTAGACGATTTCCCGCAAAAGGTTATAAATCTAACCTCCTTTTGAAGATCGTTGCTTACATCTTTAACAATTGGGGCGCATTCGTAACGGATGTTCTGAAGAGATTTCACAGTGTTCTAAGGCACAGCCTTTTCGAACACAGCGGAACATGAAGTTATTAATTCAAGATGGCCGAAAGTGATAATAATATTGCCAGCTTTATCAGTCTTGCCTTGCAGGACCTTATAGACGAAGATATAGACGATGAAATGGTTTCCCGGAAGCGTAGCAGAAAGCGTGCCACCAATACGACATTTCTTGCTGCAACTTTAATAGGAACTCAGGCAATATTGTATATGTTCGTGATATGTTTAGTCTAGCTAAAACTTATGTGTAAGATAATGCAATAACGTAGTAGTCAAACTTGCTCAAAGAAACATTCCACTAATAGCAAAGTAGGCCGTTGGTGAATGTCCGCAAAAAATCCTGGATAATGATATCATCCCATATCCCGAATGGTTCTTATTAGCCTGTTTTGTCCTCTTTTATGTCTTAAAGGGGTACCAAGTTATTTTTTAGCATGTTATTGAAATATCTGTTTGTTCAGATTTTCTTGTAACAGAAAGGtgcatatacagtacagccaaagcggaacaaacgtatttcgcgatccacggcggcaaggcgaaacgagtcaatgccgcgtcagtcgttgaagcggcgtcagtatgcggcggcaagtcgcatttcgccgcgaaacttcgcatctgtccgccgaggcattcCGCGAttcgcgacatgatgccgagtcgatgcgcatcatgaaataaaaaatctgtttaaaattattaggtacatgtagttaacaaatttttaaagaacaattataataataattaaaatcataatatatttattgtgcgcggattgtattagcatatacatgtaagcatagttaatgtgtctggccaattaagtttgtttcccgcccgtagtgtatgtatttcacacataaacaaggtcacgtaataatgttttcgcacatacaagtggtcaaagctccagcatatggtggatttataaattaattgcatgttgattctgctattatattttagctaagaaaattagcagtttgaagccacatcaataatcaagacggtgacgacgtatttgttgttttgataattatcagcttattataactattgtttgaatatgcgtatataaatacgttttattttgttcatattatacagttaatatcgctacttattacccgataatcccgtatattccagttttcaAGCAAATGCTAGTAAATATTTAcgaaacacaaacattctcgatatttccttaagtatcaaatacattttggcatttgttactatttacagagatgatgaaataacgtctaatcggggcgtttttttttcaactgaacacgcgatttacgcctgacgtgatgttcatgtatttatacaacacaaaatacacctaaactttccaaacgacgttctacatgtctgcataattttcacgcgcattttatgaaacaaaggatattttagcacagtttatttgacgctagaatttgccaaaggacgcgttagcattaaaattcggaagtgtgtttcggattacaaatttaataatgataatcgaacgaaatataaacagctgcgcgaaattaattctacgctacacatacatgtatgtacatgtaggtggatatctttccactcgatccgccgcgtacgtatgcggcggatttactccgcgaaagtacgcgaggttaatacagactcggcgtctttgcgcggatcgatgccgaatgccacggcgatacgccgcgtgaacacacgattcggccgcctcggactaataatctggccgtggcgtaaccgcggattatgtttgtgccgctttggctgtactgtaggtcACTAAGCTAGCCATTGATTAGAACGTCCTGATATTACactaattttataataaaaagggAAAATAGTTAGTGGAAGAATACCTCTACAGAGGTTTTTTGGTAGCTTAATCACTGATGGAGCATTAACTTGCAGGTTATTGCTCACACAGTGACACTGGGTCAGGTTGCCACAAACTTAACATCAGTGCAGTCTTATTTTTGTATCCAATTAAGTCATTTACATTAACATCATTTTCATTGCGAATCATTACACAAATTACAAAGAAACATTGGTGATATTACAGAGGATCCATGtggtcaatatttataaatttaaaataaatttaagaaaataacttttttttcaggGTAGGTGAAAAAAAGTCTTGAGTGAGGGGCTATGTGGAAGAAGTCGTACCTGCCTATACCGATGAGGACTTCAGAAGAATTTTTAGGATGAATCGAACAACATTTTCCTTCCTTCTGGAGCACTTGGAGACTCTACCAGAACTACAGCCATTGGGTCATGGTAGAAGAGACCCAATCAGCATCCAGAAACAGTTACTTATTACATTGTGGTATGTCGGTGGAACTGATCCTCAGAGAAAAATAGCTGATCGATTTGGAGTGTCTGAATCTACAGCTGTAGTGTGTAGGGACAAAATTATTTCCGTCTTAATAGGAATGAGACAGAACATAATAAGGTGGCCCAATGCCCAGGAATTGCAAACTGAAGAACAGTTATTTCAAAGGCGTAATGGATTTCCTGGAATAGTTGGTGCGATTGATGGGACGCACATACAGATAAAAGCACCGCGAGACCATCCCCAGAGCTATGTCAACAGAAAACACTATCATTCATTACAACTTCAGTGTGTGTGTAGACACAACATGTTGTTTAGTCATGTTTTTACTGGATATCCCGGAAGTGTGCATGATTCAAGAGTACTCCAGTTATCAGATTTATGGGAAAGTTGTCCAGATAAATGTGGTAGAAATTATCACATTCTTGGGGATGGAGGGTATCCTTTGCGAAAGTGGCTGTTGACACCATATCGTGACAATGGACACCGTACCCCCGagcaaaacaaatacaacaccTACCATTCAAGTAACAGAGTTGTTATTGAAAGGGCTTTCGCATTATTGAAAGGTCGTTTTAGGAGACTTCACTATCTTGACACTGCATCTATTTCTACGGCAGTGAATATCATAGTGGCATGTTGTGTGTTGCACAATTTCTGCATTTTAGAGTATGATGTACTAGAGGAGAACATTGAACAGGACTTAGAAGGCCATGTTGAAAATGCAAATGTTCATTATGACCAGAATAGAGACGGAATCGATAAGAGAAATGTTATTGCCCGAAATTTGTTGTAATTACTTGTAAACTCAACGGTGTAGTTATTCTGAATACTAACATTAAAGTGACAACactaatgaaaacaaaagtatttttgtataaagaaataaattatgCATTGCTGTACTTATTGATATGGGAAAAAAGACACATTTCTCTTTTATGAGGATAATAGTTTCACTTATCATCAATAGTCTTACATACTTTGATCATATTCATTCCTAGCAATATTTTTAGTTcagccaaattttttttttattttggttgcTTTACTCATCGTGTGAGGGCATCTTTAAAGCAATGTAAGAaaatttcaattatgtttttgaaGTTTTGCCATTCATTCTacttatttcatttgtattgttCTGCATTTTTGCCAGTCTTTATTGCTGATGTGGTGCTTCATGTTTActatggacaatttttttttcagacatgTCTGACAAGTTTCATGATGTCTGTGTTTCAAGATAAATGCTGGTACTGATCCAAATGATTGTGTATTTAACTTGTATTgcatttacaaacaaatgtgctTCATATAATAGAACTAAAGACAAATtcctgtaaaatatattaatttgagATTAAAATACTGTAAACAAAATATCAATGCTTGTTGCGTTTTAACCACTTTGTACTAATTAAAGTgttcaaaacaatgtttttcaacgaatgCGTCTAATATTAAATTTGACAAGAAAAATCAAGACcaacaatttgcaattttttattgCACTTAACATAATCATTAACACAACAATTGCACTAATAATAAGAGATCAATATTCCAACTGAAACCCAAACATAAAAAAACTGTCTGCTGAACAACAgacatttgggtatgaaaatgaATTAATTCCCTGCCTAGAGCaacaattattcaaataaataaaataacaagggctgtttgtaggCACACATGCCCCCAAacaggctgtcagttgtagtgtcGGCCATTGTATGTGAATATGTTATGAAATATCCAGAAACCATTctactgtttctagtcactgtgaccttgacctttgacctagatgAAGAAAATTAATAGGGTCATCTGTAAGCCAtcaccaatgtccctatgaacttttcAGATCCCAGGCTTATGCgttagttatcatccagaaaccatgctattgtttggagtcactgtgaccttgacctttgaccggaaaatcattaggggtcatctgtcagacATGATAAATGAACTTATAAACTTTCCGGATCCcaggcataagcatttttgagttatcacccAGAAACTATTTGgtggacagactgaccgacagacatacGCAAAACAATATAtgccctcttctttgaaggggg from Dreissena polymorpha isolate Duluth1 chromosome 1, UMN_Dpol_1.0, whole genome shotgun sequence carries:
- the LOC127875452 gene encoding putative nuclease HARBI1; protein product: MNRTTFSFLLEHLETLPELQPLGHGRRDPISIQKQLLITLWYVGGTDPQRKIADRFGVSESTAVVCRDKIISVLIGMRQNIIRWPNAQELQTEEQLFQRRNGFPGIVGAIDGTHIQIKAPRDHPQSYVNRKHYHSLQLQCVCRHNMLFSHVFTGYPGSVHDSRVLQLSDLWESCPDKCGRNYHILGDGGYPLRKWLLTPYRDNGHRTPEQNKYNTYHSSNRVVIERAFALLKGRFRRLHYLDTASISTAVNIIVACCVLHNFCILEYDVLEENIEQDLEGHVENANVHYDQNRDGIDKRNVIARNLL